A window from Festucalex cinctus isolate MCC-2025b chromosome 4, RoL_Fcin_1.0, whole genome shotgun sequence encodes these proteins:
- the LOC144018213 gene encoding cyclic nucleotide-gated channel beta-3-like isoform X4 has translation MLALNTASVSDSRLRLRSGFFCRCWSGADATSDRSVKVLKMMNWLLQIVPRPPETDPRRRANAAATPPFTETTAITPDESKQEVALSSESRKDVPPPLSQGGDKIFPPPVLNKDKKQAHAEDVTPAVVPLEEAESTRLAKQPRPPPGILGWIVGSLGRVLPQPAQQQEADGDVQEITPKRRRLQLLEHELQPPAKSNDDKEQDKVRRPRQVRDEEACWIPLMENIKKDAGEAVLAHMEGRLRQRRLEAARVAEDVARRAAQEAVRQLEQLEGSASFAIRPLPESDEQLPNILEEDNEDEPDRCLPEGGAPSSAAPPQVDDFSESPARPPDNQLGSAAPVADSGWRLEAGEGVTLPEIVTPPVLRVGELALPNLSGTADLSADEHDDESLRVGLKSWSSQGGPLAADVRPASAASVGSVVVQDRLGQLVRLFKGRTERHKDRLLDPDESEQESPAASPSKAPPPPPPPGEDKIEAPTGGKEEEEDGVLLFHLLGHPLQIPKLATMPKWLRAVVEFRFPSSIDPFTDLVYVLWLFLVVAAWNWNVWLIPVRWAFPYQTAENLHLWLLVDYTCDLIYIADILVFQPRLQFVRGGDIVCDKKAMQENYMTTERFKMDVISLFPLEIFYYWTGVTSLLRFPRLLKYHVFFEFNDRMEAVMKKAYIYRVIRTSSYLLYSLHINACLFYWGSDYQGLASTKWVYDGKGNAYIRCYYFAVKTLITIGGLPDPTTVFEICFQLINYFVGVFAFSIMIGQMRDVVGAATAAENYYRACVDGTAKYMNSYDIPKAVRNRIKTWYEYTWKSQGMLDEQELLLQLPAKMRLDMAVDVNYAIVSKVALFQGCDRQMVFDMLTRLKSVVYLPGDFVCKKGEIGREMYIIKQGEVQVVGGPDLQTVFVTIRAGSVFGEISLLAGGGGNRRTADVKAHGFANLFILDKKDLAEILVHYPESQKLLRKKAKTMLTKDKKPEQKGVSKDASQVIPLPTDTPKMFKAAMRVTAQVGLAGTFVKLKKNYEQTRQQAPPSPWHHGSAAPSAGSSLVITMTSPKEGEELLSVKADGAEKMEEEEDGV, from the exons atgttggCTCTCAACACTGCTTCAGTTTCTGACTCCCGGCTTCGTCTCCGCTCGGGCTTCTTCTGCCGTTGCTGGTCTGGAGCCGATGCGACGAGCGATCGCTCAG TAAAAGTCTTGAAGATGATGAACTGGCTGCTCCAAATTGTTCCCCGCCCGCCCGAGACCGACCCGCGCCGACGAGCCAACGCTGCTGCCACGCCCCCTTTCACG gagacGACGGCGATCACCCCGGATGAGTCCAAGCAGGAAGTGGCGTTGTCGTCAGAGAGCAG GAAAGACGTGCCGCCGCCGCTGAGTCAAGGTGGGGACAAAATCTTTCCTCCGCCCGTCCTCAACAAGGACAAGAAGCAGGCCCACGCGGAG GATGTCACGCCGGCAG TCGTCCCGCTCGAGGAGGCGGAGTCCACGCGTCTTGCCAAGCAGCCCCGCCCGCCACCGGG TATTCTGGGATGGATTGTGGGCAGCCTGGGCCGCGTGTTGCCCCAGCCGGCGCAGCAGCAG GAAGCGGATGGTGACGTTCAGGAGA TCACTCCCAAGAGAAGACGGCTGCAACTCTTGGAGCACGAACTTCAGCCGCCAGCAAAAAGCAACGACGACAAGGAGCAGGACAAGGTGAGACGGCCGCGCCAAGTACGG GATGAAGAGGCATGCTGGATTCCGCTGATGGAGAACATCAAGAAGGATGCCGGCGAGGCGGTTCTGGCTCACATGGAGGGAAG ACTGCGGCAGCGGCGTCTGGAGGCCGCGCGCGTGGCGGAGGACGTGGCCAGGAGGGCGGCGCAGGAAGCCGTCCGACAGCTGGAGCAGCTGGAGGGCTCCGCCTCCTTCGCCATCCGACCTCTGCCCGAGTCGGACGAGCA ACTTCCCAACATCCTGGAGGAGGACAACGAGGACGAGCCCGA CAGGTGCCTGCCTGAAGGGGGCGCTCCAAGCTCAGCAGCGCCACCGCAAGTCGACGACTTTTCCGAGAGTCCCGCCAGGCCACCCGACAATCAG CTCGGAAGTGCAGCGCCAGTTGCGGACTCAG GTTGGCGACTGGAAGCGGGAGAAGGCGTGACCCTGCCCGAGATTGTCACGCCACCCGTGCTGCGTGTCGGCGAACTCGCCCTGCCAAACCTCAG CGGGACCGCAGATCTCTCCGCGGATGAGCACGACGATGAGTCACTGCGGGTAGGACTCAAGTCCTGGTCCAGTCAAGGCGGCCCGCTGGCTGCAGA CGTCCGTCCGGCCTCGGCGGCTAGCGTCGGGAGCGTGGTGGTCCAGGACCGCCTGGGCCAGCTGGTACGGCTCTTCAAAGGTCGGACGGAACGCCACAAAGACCGTCTGCTCGATCCAGATGAGTCGGAGCAGGAAAGTCCCGCTGCCT CTCCCAGCAAAGCGCCACCTCCCCCGCCCCCACCTGGAGAAGACAAGATAGAAGCCCCCACCGGCGgaaaggaagaagaggaagacggCGTGTTACTCTTTCATCTTCTGGGACATCCTCTTCAGATTCCCAAACTTGCGACCATGCCCAAATGGCTCCGAGCCGTCGTGGAGTTCCGCTTCCCCTCCAGCATCGACCCCTTCACCG ACCTGGTCTACGTGCTGTGGCTGTTCTTGGTGGTGGCGGCCTGGAACTGGAACGTTTGGTTGATACCCGTCCGCTGGGCCTTTCCCTACCAGACAGCGGAGAACCTCCACCTGTGGCTCCTGGTCGACTACACCTGCGACCTCATTTACATCGCCGACATCCTGGTCTTCCAGCCCCGCCTGCAGTTTGTCCGTGGGGGAGATATCGTG TGCGATAAAAAAGCCATGCAGGAAAACTACATGACCACCGAGAGGTTCAAG ATGGACGTCATCAGTCTGTTTCCCTTGGAGATCTTCTACTACTGGACGGGAGTCACGTCTCTGCTACGATTTCCTCGTCTGCTCAAG TACCACGTTTTCTTCGAGTTCAACGACAGAATGGAAGCCGTGATGAAGAAGGCCTACATCTACAG GGTGATCCGGACCTCCTCCTACCTGCTCTACTCTCTGCACATCAATGCATGCCTCTTCTACTGGGGCTCCGACTACCAAGGCTTAGCGTCAACCAAGTGGGTCTACGACGGCAAAGGCAACGC TTACATCCGCTGTTACTACTTCGCGGTGAAGACGTTGATCACCATCGGCGGCCTTCCGGACCCGACCACCGTCTTCGAGATCTGCTTCCAGCTCATCAACTATTTTGTGGGCGTCTTTGCGTTCTCCATCATGATCGGACAA ATGAGGGACGTGGTGGGAGCGGCCACGGCCGCCGAGAACTACTACCGGGCCTGCGTGGACGGCACGGCCAAATACATGAACTCGTACGACATTCCCAAGGCCGTCCGCAACCGCATCAAGACCTGGTACGAGTACACGTGGAAGAGCCAAGGCATGCTGG ACGAGCAAGAGTTGCTGTTGCAGCTTCCGGCCAAGATGAGGCTGGACATGGCCGTGGATGTCAACTACGCCATCGTCAGCAAGGTGGCGCTCTTCCAG GGTTGCGATCGTCAGATGGTGTTCGACATGCTGACCAGACTCAAATCTGTCGTCTACCTGCCGGGAGACTTTGTGTGTAAGAAG GGTGAGATCGGCAGGGAAATGTACATCATCAAGCAGGGTGAGGTCCAAGTGGTGGGCGGTCCAGACCTTCAGACCGTTTTTGTCACCATCCGAGCAGGTTCGGTGTTTGGCGAGATCAG TTTGTTGGCAGGGGGCGGAGGGAACCGGCGCACCGCCGACGTGAAGGCGCACGGATTCGCCAACCTGTTCATCCTGGACAAAAAGGACCTGGCGGAAATCCTGGTCCACTATCCGGAGTCGCAGAAACTGCTCCGCAAGAAGGCCAA GACCATGCTGACCAAGGACAAGAAGCCGGAGCAAAAGGGAGTCAGCAAAGACGCGAGCCAGGTCATTCCGCTCCCAACTGACACACCCAAAATGTTCAAGGCGGCCATGAGGGTGACGGCCCAGGTGGGATTGGCGGGAACCTTCGTCAAGCTCAAGAAGAACTACGAGCAAACTCGCCAGCAG GCTCCGCCCTCTCCTTGGCATCACGGCTCAGCGGCCCCGTCCGCAGGCAGCTCATTGGTCATCACCATGACGTCGCCAAAGGAAGGGGAGGAGCTTCTCTCGGTGAAAGCGGACGGAGCGGAgaagatggaggaggaggaagacggcGTGTAG
- the LOC144018213 gene encoding cyclic nucleotide-gated channel beta-3-like isoform X1, translating to MLALNTASVSDSRLRLRSGFFCRCWSGADATSDRSVKVLKMMNWLLQIVPRPPETDPRRRANAAATPPFTETTAITPDESKQEVALSSESRKDVPPPLSQGGDKIFPPPVLNKDKKQAHAEVCFPTMHLGFPRSALRSRDVFQDVTPAVVPLEEAESTRLAKQPRPPPGILGWIVGSLGRVLPQPAQQQEADGDVQEITPKRRRLQLLEHELQPPAKSNDDKEQDKVRRPRQVRDEEACWIPLMENIKKDAGEAVLAHMEGRLRQRRLEAARVAEDVARRAAQEAVRQLEQLEGSASFAIRPLPESDEQLPNILEEDNEDEPDRCLPEGGAPSSAAPPQVDDFSESPARPPDNQLGSAAPVADSGWRLEAGEGVTLPEIVTPPVLRVGELALPNLSGTADLSADEHDDESLRVGLKSWSSQGGPLAADVRPASAASVGSVVVQDRLGQLVRLFKGRTERHKDRLLDPDESEQESPAASPSKAPPPPPPPGEDKIEAPTGGKEEEEDGVLLFHLLGHPLQIPKLATMPKWLRAVVEFRFPSSIDPFTDLVYVLWLFLVVAAWNWNVWLIPVRWAFPYQTAENLHLWLLVDYTCDLIYIADILVFQPRLQFVRGGDIVCDKKAMQENYMTTERFKMDVISLFPLEIFYYWTGVTSLLRFPRLLKYHVFFEFNDRMEAVMKKAYIYRVIRTSSYLLYSLHINACLFYWGSDYQGLASTKWVYDGKGNAYIRCYYFAVKTLITIGGLPDPTTVFEICFQLINYFVGVFAFSIMIGQMRDVVGAATAAENYYRACVDGTAKYMNSYDIPKAVRNRIKTWYEYTWKSQGMLDEQELLLQLPAKMRLDMAVDVNYAIVSKVALFQGCDRQMVFDMLTRLKSVVYLPGDFVCKKGEIGREMYIIKQGEVQVVGGPDLQTVFVTIRAGSVFGEISLLAGGGGNRRTADVKAHGFANLFILDKKDLAEILVHYPESQKLLRKKAKTMLTKDKKPEQKGVSKDASQVIPLPTDTPKMFKAAMRVTAQVGLAGTFVKLKKNYEQTRQQAPPSPWHHGSAAPSAGSSLVITMTSPKEGEELLSVKADGAEKMEEEEDGV from the exons atgttggCTCTCAACACTGCTTCAGTTTCTGACTCCCGGCTTCGTCTCCGCTCGGGCTTCTTCTGCCGTTGCTGGTCTGGAGCCGATGCGACGAGCGATCGCTCAG TAAAAGTCTTGAAGATGATGAACTGGCTGCTCCAAATTGTTCCCCGCCCGCCCGAGACCGACCCGCGCCGACGAGCCAACGCTGCTGCCACGCCCCCTTTCACG gagacGACGGCGATCACCCCGGATGAGTCCAAGCAGGAAGTGGCGTTGTCGTCAGAGAGCAG GAAAGACGTGCCGCCGCCGCTGAGTCAAGGTGGGGACAAAATCTTTCCTCCGCCCGTCCTCAACAAGGACAAGAAGCAGGCCCACGCGGAGGTTTGCTTTCCCACAATGCATTTGGGCTTCCCGCGCTCCGCCCTCAGGTCACGTGATGTTTTTCAGGATGTCACGCCGGCAG TCGTCCCGCTCGAGGAGGCGGAGTCCACGCGTCTTGCCAAGCAGCCCCGCCCGCCACCGGG TATTCTGGGATGGATTGTGGGCAGCCTGGGCCGCGTGTTGCCCCAGCCGGCGCAGCAGCAG GAAGCGGATGGTGACGTTCAGGAGA TCACTCCCAAGAGAAGACGGCTGCAACTCTTGGAGCACGAACTTCAGCCGCCAGCAAAAAGCAACGACGACAAGGAGCAGGACAAGGTGAGACGGCCGCGCCAAGTACGG GATGAAGAGGCATGCTGGATTCCGCTGATGGAGAACATCAAGAAGGATGCCGGCGAGGCGGTTCTGGCTCACATGGAGGGAAG ACTGCGGCAGCGGCGTCTGGAGGCCGCGCGCGTGGCGGAGGACGTGGCCAGGAGGGCGGCGCAGGAAGCCGTCCGACAGCTGGAGCAGCTGGAGGGCTCCGCCTCCTTCGCCATCCGACCTCTGCCCGAGTCGGACGAGCA ACTTCCCAACATCCTGGAGGAGGACAACGAGGACGAGCCCGA CAGGTGCCTGCCTGAAGGGGGCGCTCCAAGCTCAGCAGCGCCACCGCAAGTCGACGACTTTTCCGAGAGTCCCGCCAGGCCACCCGACAATCAG CTCGGAAGTGCAGCGCCAGTTGCGGACTCAG GTTGGCGACTGGAAGCGGGAGAAGGCGTGACCCTGCCCGAGATTGTCACGCCACCCGTGCTGCGTGTCGGCGAACTCGCCCTGCCAAACCTCAG CGGGACCGCAGATCTCTCCGCGGATGAGCACGACGATGAGTCACTGCGGGTAGGACTCAAGTCCTGGTCCAGTCAAGGCGGCCCGCTGGCTGCAGA CGTCCGTCCGGCCTCGGCGGCTAGCGTCGGGAGCGTGGTGGTCCAGGACCGCCTGGGCCAGCTGGTACGGCTCTTCAAAGGTCGGACGGAACGCCACAAAGACCGTCTGCTCGATCCAGATGAGTCGGAGCAGGAAAGTCCCGCTGCCT CTCCCAGCAAAGCGCCACCTCCCCCGCCCCCACCTGGAGAAGACAAGATAGAAGCCCCCACCGGCGgaaaggaagaagaggaagacggCGTGTTACTCTTTCATCTTCTGGGACATCCTCTTCAGATTCCCAAACTTGCGACCATGCCCAAATGGCTCCGAGCCGTCGTGGAGTTCCGCTTCCCCTCCAGCATCGACCCCTTCACCG ACCTGGTCTACGTGCTGTGGCTGTTCTTGGTGGTGGCGGCCTGGAACTGGAACGTTTGGTTGATACCCGTCCGCTGGGCCTTTCCCTACCAGACAGCGGAGAACCTCCACCTGTGGCTCCTGGTCGACTACACCTGCGACCTCATTTACATCGCCGACATCCTGGTCTTCCAGCCCCGCCTGCAGTTTGTCCGTGGGGGAGATATCGTG TGCGATAAAAAAGCCATGCAGGAAAACTACATGACCACCGAGAGGTTCAAG ATGGACGTCATCAGTCTGTTTCCCTTGGAGATCTTCTACTACTGGACGGGAGTCACGTCTCTGCTACGATTTCCTCGTCTGCTCAAG TACCACGTTTTCTTCGAGTTCAACGACAGAATGGAAGCCGTGATGAAGAAGGCCTACATCTACAG GGTGATCCGGACCTCCTCCTACCTGCTCTACTCTCTGCACATCAATGCATGCCTCTTCTACTGGGGCTCCGACTACCAAGGCTTAGCGTCAACCAAGTGGGTCTACGACGGCAAAGGCAACGC TTACATCCGCTGTTACTACTTCGCGGTGAAGACGTTGATCACCATCGGCGGCCTTCCGGACCCGACCACCGTCTTCGAGATCTGCTTCCAGCTCATCAACTATTTTGTGGGCGTCTTTGCGTTCTCCATCATGATCGGACAA ATGAGGGACGTGGTGGGAGCGGCCACGGCCGCCGAGAACTACTACCGGGCCTGCGTGGACGGCACGGCCAAATACATGAACTCGTACGACATTCCCAAGGCCGTCCGCAACCGCATCAAGACCTGGTACGAGTACACGTGGAAGAGCCAAGGCATGCTGG ACGAGCAAGAGTTGCTGTTGCAGCTTCCGGCCAAGATGAGGCTGGACATGGCCGTGGATGTCAACTACGCCATCGTCAGCAAGGTGGCGCTCTTCCAG GGTTGCGATCGTCAGATGGTGTTCGACATGCTGACCAGACTCAAATCTGTCGTCTACCTGCCGGGAGACTTTGTGTGTAAGAAG GGTGAGATCGGCAGGGAAATGTACATCATCAAGCAGGGTGAGGTCCAAGTGGTGGGCGGTCCAGACCTTCAGACCGTTTTTGTCACCATCCGAGCAGGTTCGGTGTTTGGCGAGATCAG TTTGTTGGCAGGGGGCGGAGGGAACCGGCGCACCGCCGACGTGAAGGCGCACGGATTCGCCAACCTGTTCATCCTGGACAAAAAGGACCTGGCGGAAATCCTGGTCCACTATCCGGAGTCGCAGAAACTGCTCCGCAAGAAGGCCAA GACCATGCTGACCAAGGACAAGAAGCCGGAGCAAAAGGGAGTCAGCAAAGACGCGAGCCAGGTCATTCCGCTCCCAACTGACACACCCAAAATGTTCAAGGCGGCCATGAGGGTGACGGCCCAGGTGGGATTGGCGGGAACCTTCGTCAAGCTCAAGAAGAACTACGAGCAAACTCGCCAGCAG GCTCCGCCCTCTCCTTGGCATCACGGCTCAGCGGCCCCGTCCGCAGGCAGCTCATTGGTCATCACCATGACGTCGCCAAAGGAAGGGGAGGAGCTTCTCTCGGTGAAAGCGGACGGAGCGGAgaagatggaggaggaggaagacggcGTGTAG
- the LOC144018213 gene encoding cyclic nucleotide-gated channel beta-3-like isoform X6, with protein MLALNTASVSDSRLRLRSGFFCRCWSGADATSDRSVKVLKMMNWLLQIVPRPPETDPRRRANAAATPPFTETTAITPDESKQEVALSSESRKDVPPPLSQGGDKIFPPPVLNKDKKQAHAEVCFPTMHLGFPRSALRSRDVFQDVTPAVVPLEEAESTRLAKQPRPPPGILGWIVGSLGRVLPQPAQQQEADGDVQEITPKRRRLQLLEHELQPPAKSNDDKEQDKVRRPRQVRDEEACWIPLMENIKKDAGEAVLAHMEGRLRQRRLEAARVAEDVARRAAQEAVRQLEQLEGSASFAIRPLPESDEQLPNILEEDNEDEPDGTADLSADEHDDESLRVGLKSWSSQGGPLAADVRPASAASVGSVVVQDRLGQLVRLFKGRTERHKDRLLDPDESEQESPAASPSKAPPPPPPPGEDKIEAPTGGKEEEEDGVLLFHLLGHPLQIPKLATMPKWLRAVVEFRFPSSIDPFTDLVYVLWLFLVVAAWNWNVWLIPVRWAFPYQTAENLHLWLLVDYTCDLIYIADILVFQPRLQFVRGGDIVCDKKAMQENYMTTERFKMDVISLFPLEIFYYWTGVTSLLRFPRLLKYHVFFEFNDRMEAVMKKAYIYRVIRTSSYLLYSLHINACLFYWGSDYQGLASTKWVYDGKGNAYIRCYYFAVKTLITIGGLPDPTTVFEICFQLINYFVGVFAFSIMIGQMRDVVGAATAAENYYRACVDGTAKYMNSYDIPKAVRNRIKTWYEYTWKSQGMLDEQELLLQLPAKMRLDMAVDVNYAIVSKVALFQGCDRQMVFDMLTRLKSVVYLPGDFVCKKGEIGREMYIIKQGEVQVVGGPDLQTVFVTIRAGSVFGEISLLAGGGGNRRTADVKAHGFANLFILDKKDLAEILVHYPESQKLLRKKAKTMLTKDKKPEQKGVSKDASQVIPLPTDTPKMFKAAMRVTAQVGLAGTFVKLKKNYEQTRQQAPPSPWHHGSAAPSAGSSLVITMTSPKEGEELLSVKADGAEKMEEEEDGV; from the exons atgttggCTCTCAACACTGCTTCAGTTTCTGACTCCCGGCTTCGTCTCCGCTCGGGCTTCTTCTGCCGTTGCTGGTCTGGAGCCGATGCGACGAGCGATCGCTCAG TAAAAGTCTTGAAGATGATGAACTGGCTGCTCCAAATTGTTCCCCGCCCGCCCGAGACCGACCCGCGCCGACGAGCCAACGCTGCTGCCACGCCCCCTTTCACG gagacGACGGCGATCACCCCGGATGAGTCCAAGCAGGAAGTGGCGTTGTCGTCAGAGAGCAG GAAAGACGTGCCGCCGCCGCTGAGTCAAGGTGGGGACAAAATCTTTCCTCCGCCCGTCCTCAACAAGGACAAGAAGCAGGCCCACGCGGAGGTTTGCTTTCCCACAATGCATTTGGGCTTCCCGCGCTCCGCCCTCAGGTCACGTGATGTTTTTCAGGATGTCACGCCGGCAG TCGTCCCGCTCGAGGAGGCGGAGTCCACGCGTCTTGCCAAGCAGCCCCGCCCGCCACCGGG TATTCTGGGATGGATTGTGGGCAGCCTGGGCCGCGTGTTGCCCCAGCCGGCGCAGCAGCAG GAAGCGGATGGTGACGTTCAGGAGA TCACTCCCAAGAGAAGACGGCTGCAACTCTTGGAGCACGAACTTCAGCCGCCAGCAAAAAGCAACGACGACAAGGAGCAGGACAAGGTGAGACGGCCGCGCCAAGTACGG GATGAAGAGGCATGCTGGATTCCGCTGATGGAGAACATCAAGAAGGATGCCGGCGAGGCGGTTCTGGCTCACATGGAGGGAAG ACTGCGGCAGCGGCGTCTGGAGGCCGCGCGCGTGGCGGAGGACGTGGCCAGGAGGGCGGCGCAGGAAGCCGTCCGACAGCTGGAGCAGCTGGAGGGCTCCGCCTCCTTCGCCATCCGACCTCTGCCCGAGTCGGACGAGCA ACTTCCCAACATCCTGGAGGAGGACAACGAGGACGAGCCCGA CGGGACCGCAGATCTCTCCGCGGATGAGCACGACGATGAGTCACTGCGGGTAGGACTCAAGTCCTGGTCCAGTCAAGGCGGCCCGCTGGCTGCAGA CGTCCGTCCGGCCTCGGCGGCTAGCGTCGGGAGCGTGGTGGTCCAGGACCGCCTGGGCCAGCTGGTACGGCTCTTCAAAGGTCGGACGGAACGCCACAAAGACCGTCTGCTCGATCCAGATGAGTCGGAGCAGGAAAGTCCCGCTGCCT CTCCCAGCAAAGCGCCACCTCCCCCGCCCCCACCTGGAGAAGACAAGATAGAAGCCCCCACCGGCGgaaaggaagaagaggaagacggCGTGTTACTCTTTCATCTTCTGGGACATCCTCTTCAGATTCCCAAACTTGCGACCATGCCCAAATGGCTCCGAGCCGTCGTGGAGTTCCGCTTCCCCTCCAGCATCGACCCCTTCACCG ACCTGGTCTACGTGCTGTGGCTGTTCTTGGTGGTGGCGGCCTGGAACTGGAACGTTTGGTTGATACCCGTCCGCTGGGCCTTTCCCTACCAGACAGCGGAGAACCTCCACCTGTGGCTCCTGGTCGACTACACCTGCGACCTCATTTACATCGCCGACATCCTGGTCTTCCAGCCCCGCCTGCAGTTTGTCCGTGGGGGAGATATCGTG TGCGATAAAAAAGCCATGCAGGAAAACTACATGACCACCGAGAGGTTCAAG ATGGACGTCATCAGTCTGTTTCCCTTGGAGATCTTCTACTACTGGACGGGAGTCACGTCTCTGCTACGATTTCCTCGTCTGCTCAAG TACCACGTTTTCTTCGAGTTCAACGACAGAATGGAAGCCGTGATGAAGAAGGCCTACATCTACAG GGTGATCCGGACCTCCTCCTACCTGCTCTACTCTCTGCACATCAATGCATGCCTCTTCTACTGGGGCTCCGACTACCAAGGCTTAGCGTCAACCAAGTGGGTCTACGACGGCAAAGGCAACGC TTACATCCGCTGTTACTACTTCGCGGTGAAGACGTTGATCACCATCGGCGGCCTTCCGGACCCGACCACCGTCTTCGAGATCTGCTTCCAGCTCATCAACTATTTTGTGGGCGTCTTTGCGTTCTCCATCATGATCGGACAA ATGAGGGACGTGGTGGGAGCGGCCACGGCCGCCGAGAACTACTACCGGGCCTGCGTGGACGGCACGGCCAAATACATGAACTCGTACGACATTCCCAAGGCCGTCCGCAACCGCATCAAGACCTGGTACGAGTACACGTGGAAGAGCCAAGGCATGCTGG ACGAGCAAGAGTTGCTGTTGCAGCTTCCGGCCAAGATGAGGCTGGACATGGCCGTGGATGTCAACTACGCCATCGTCAGCAAGGTGGCGCTCTTCCAG GGTTGCGATCGTCAGATGGTGTTCGACATGCTGACCAGACTCAAATCTGTCGTCTACCTGCCGGGAGACTTTGTGTGTAAGAAG GGTGAGATCGGCAGGGAAATGTACATCATCAAGCAGGGTGAGGTCCAAGTGGTGGGCGGTCCAGACCTTCAGACCGTTTTTGTCACCATCCGAGCAGGTTCGGTGTTTGGCGAGATCAG TTTGTTGGCAGGGGGCGGAGGGAACCGGCGCACCGCCGACGTGAAGGCGCACGGATTCGCCAACCTGTTCATCCTGGACAAAAAGGACCTGGCGGAAATCCTGGTCCACTATCCGGAGTCGCAGAAACTGCTCCGCAAGAAGGCCAA GACCATGCTGACCAAGGACAAGAAGCCGGAGCAAAAGGGAGTCAGCAAAGACGCGAGCCAGGTCATTCCGCTCCCAACTGACACACCCAAAATGTTCAAGGCGGCCATGAGGGTGACGGCCCAGGTGGGATTGGCGGGAACCTTCGTCAAGCTCAAGAAGAACTACGAGCAAACTCGCCAGCAG GCTCCGCCCTCTCCTTGGCATCACGGCTCAGCGGCCCCGTCCGCAGGCAGCTCATTGGTCATCACCATGACGTCGCCAAAGGAAGGGGAGGAGCTTCTCTCGGTGAAAGCGGACGGAGCGGAgaagatggaggaggaggaagacggcGTGTAG